Proteins from a genomic interval of Chanodichthys erythropterus isolate Z2021 chromosome 8, ASM2448905v1, whole genome shotgun sequence:
- the LOC137024667 gene encoding NACHT, LRR and PYD domains-containing protein 3-like isoform X2, protein MMASADQQEEEKLKHKEVQMSSSAHTGVSVDLNAHTGAAVNASVLTGNTITGPLNIYNTAGNVPQKASERQTEKHTADQGSTAEDNTAALHEISLRLKVKLKQQYERILVGNSQTGHQKYLNNIYTDLYVVENETGGILSEHEVRQIEFKQFDAKDTPIQCNNIFEVHEGHRNRRVLTMGIAGVGKTVSVNKFILDWAEGTKNQDIALIFPLPFRRLNLIKEEYSLIGLLKKYFFNSPEELPSLPDGDGKIMFIFDGLDECRFPLNFKQDDGFTDVKEKTTLSKIITNLIKTHLVPSALIWITSRPASASLIPRDYIDQVTEVRGFNDEQKEQYFNKNSSPEVAGNIIRHIRKSRSLYIMCHIPVFCWISLTVLQPLLARESNDKTPTTLTGMYTSFLLTQQQQMTAKYSGDPEPKANSRSFDEIILKLGKLAFQQLEKGNLIFYKEDLEECGLDVSEGSVFSGLCTQIFQEDKAVSARNVYSFIHLSIQEFLAALYVFLISKDKKAKLLFQSQREKLTWTLSRKTQFQLHMGAINKALQSENGHLDLFLRFLLGLSLESNQSDLKELVPELELKTEKMKSTVDYIKKKIEKEESVERIINLFHCLSELKDDFVEEIQKNLSSGNLSAQNLSSAQWSGLVFVLLMSEETQEKFELQKYRRSDEAVIRLLPVIKNTRKALLQCCKLTAQCCKSFSSVLQSSNFLRDLDLSNNDIQDSGVRLLSDGLKSPNCQLEILRFSTCNLTAQCCESLSSVLQSSNFLRELDLSNNDLQDSGVRLLSDGLKSSKLEILRFSTCNLTAQCCESLSSVLQSSNSFLRELDLSNNDLQDSGVKLLSDGLKSPNCQLEILRLSGCMVTEEGCHYVSSALSSNPSHLRELDLSYNHPGDSGVKLLTDTLNQQNYGLDKLNVDHGGEFRITAGLHKCMSTHTHTHTHTQYLSK, encoded by the exons ATGATGGCATCTGCTGATCAGCAGGAAGAAGAAAAGCTGAAACACAAGGAAG TCCAGATGAGCAGCAGCGCTCACACTGGAGTCAGTGTTGATCTGAATGCTCATACGGGAGCAGCTGTAAATGCTTCTGTACTCACTGGAAACACCATCACAGGACCACTGAACATCTACAACACTGCAGGAAACG TGCCACAAAAAGCCTCAGAGAGACAGACGGAGAAGCACACAGCAGATCAAG GCTCAACTGCAGAGGACAATACAGCTGCTCTTCATGAGATCAGCCTCAGACTGAAGGTCAAATTAAAACAGCAGTATGAACGAATATTGGTCGGTAATTCTCAGACTGGTCATCAGAAATACCTGAACAATATTTACACTGATCTATATGTGGTGGAGAATGAGACTGGAGGAATACTCAGTGAGCATGAGGTGAGACAGATTGAATTCAAACAATTTGATGCCAAGGACACACCAATCCAGTGCAATAACATTTTTGAAGTCCACGAGGGTCATCGAAACAGAAGAGTGCTGACAATGGGCATTGCAGGGGTAGGAAAAACAGTCTCTGTCAATAAATTCATCCTTGACTGGGCTGAAGGAACAAAAAATCAGGATATTGCCTTAATTTTCCCTCTTCCATTCCGTAGACTGAATTTGATTAAAGAAGAGTACAGTCTTATAGGACTTCTTAAAAAATACTTCTTTAATAGTCCTGAAGAACTGCCCTCTCTTCCTGATGGTGACGGTAAAATCATGttcatctttgatggtctggatgAATGTCGCTTCCCTTTGAACTTTAAACAGGATGACGGATTTACAGAtgttaaagaaaaaacaacattgAGTAAGATAATAACAAACCTCATTAAGACACATCTGGTTCCttctgctctcatctggatcacATCCAGGCCAGCATCAGCCAGTCTGATACCCCGAGACTACATTGATCAGGTGACAGAGGTGCGAGGATTCAATGATGAGCAGAAAGAGCAATACTTCAACAAAAACAGCAGTCCTGAGGTTGCTGGAAACATCATCCGTCATATCAGGAAATCCAGGAGCCTGTACATCATGTGCCACATCCCCGTCTTCTGCTGGATCTCTCTCACTGTTCTTCAGCCTCTACTGGCTCGAGAGAGCAATGACAAAACACCCACAACTCTCACAGGGATGTACACAAGCTTCTTACTTACTCAGCAGCAACAGATGACAGCAAAATACAGTGGTGACCCTGAGCCTAAAGCCAATTCCAGGTCTTTTGATGAGATTATCCTAAAGCTTGGGAAACTGGCCTTTCAACAGCTGGAGAAAGGAAATCTGATTTTCTACAAAGAAGATCTTGAGGAATGTGGACTAGATGTCAGTGAAGGGTCGGTGTTCTCTGGGTTATGCACTCAGATCTTTCAGGAGGATAAAGCTGTTTCAGCAAGAAACGTTTACAGCTTCATTCATCTCAGCATCCAGGAATTCCTTGCTGCTCTCTATGTGTTTTTGATTAGCAAAGATAAGAAAGCAAAGCTACTTTTTCAGTCCCAGAGAGAAAAACTGACATGGACACTGTCCAGAAAGACACAGTTTCAGCTTCATATGGGTGCAATCAACAAGGCTTTACAAAGCGAGAACGGACACCTGGACCTTTTCCTCCGGTTCCTCCTGGGTCTCTCTCTGGAGTCCAATCAGAGTGACCTGAAGGAATTAGTGCCAGAACTGGAACTCAAAACAGAGAAAatgaaaagcactgttgattATATCAAAAAGAAAATAGAGAAGGAGGAATCAGTGGAGAGGATCATCAATCTCTTCCACTGTCTGAGTGAACTGAAAGATGACTTTGTGGAGGAAATCCAGAAAAACCTGAGCTCAGGAAATCTTTCAGCACAGAATCTCTCCTCTGCTCAGTGGTCTGGTCTGGTGTTTGTGCTCCTGATGTCAGAAGAGACTCAAGAGAAGTTTGAACTGCAGAAATACAGAAGATCTGATGAAGCAGTGATAAGACTGCTGCCAGTGATCAAAAACACAAGAAAAGCACT GCTACAGTGCTGTAAGCTCACTGCTCAGTGCTGTAAGAGTTTCTCATCAGTTCTACAATCCTCAAACTTCCTGAGAGACCTGGACCTGAGTAACAATGACATACAGGATTCAGGAGTGAGGCTTCTTTCTGATGGACTAAAAAGTCCAAACTGTCAGCTGGAGATACTGAG aTTTTCCACCTGTAATCTCACTGCTCAGTGTTGTGAGAGTTTGTCATCAGTTCTACAATCCTCAAActtcctgagagagctggacctgagTAACAATGACCTACAGGATTCGGGAGTGAGGCTTCTTTCTGATGGGCTGAAGAGCAGTAAGCTGGAGATTCTGAG aTTTTCCACCTGTAATCTCACTGCTCAGTGTTGTGAGAGTTTGTCATCAGTTCTACAATCCTCAAACTCcttcctgagagagctggacctgagtaacaatgacctacaggattcaggagtgaagctTCTTTCTGATGGGCTGAAGAGTCCAAACTGTCAGCTGGAGATACTGAG attGTCTGGCTGTATGGTGACAGAGGAAGGCTGTCATTATGTATCTTCAGCTCTGAGTTCgaacccctcacacctgagagagctggacctgagCTACAATCACCCAGGAGATTCTGGAGTCAAACTACTCACTGATACACTCAACCAGCAAAACTACGGACTGGATAAACTCAA TGTGGATCATGGGGGAGAGTTCAGGATAACAGCAGGACTACACAAATGTatgtctacacacacacacacacacacacacacacagtatctgtcaaaatga
- the LOC137024667 gene encoding NACHT, LRR and PYD domains-containing protein 3-like isoform X3, giving the protein MMASADQQEEEKLKHKEVQMSSSAHTGVSVDLNAHTGAAVNASVLTGNTITGPLNIYNTAGNVPQKASERQTEKHTADQGSTAEDNTAALHEISLRLKVKLKQQYERILVGNSQTGHQKYLNNIYTDLYVVENETGGILSEHEVRQIEFKQFDAKDTPIQCNNIFEVHEGHRNRRVLTMGIAGVGKTVSVNKFILDWAEGTKNQDIALIFPLPFRRLNLIKEEYSLIGLLKKYFFNSPEELPSLPDGDGKIMFIFDGLDECRFPLNFKQDDGFTDVKEKTTLSKIITNLIKTHLVPSALIWITSRPASASLIPRDYIDQVTEVRGFNDEQKEQYFNKNSSPEVAGNIIRHIRKSRSLYIMCHIPVFCWISLTVLQPLLARESNDKTPTTLTGMYTSFLLTQQQQMTAKYSGDPEPKANSRSFDEIILKLGKLAFQQLEKGNLIFYKEDLEECGLDVSEGSVFSGLCTQIFQEDKAVSARNVYSFIHLSIQEFLAALYVFLISKDKKAKLLFQSQREKLTWTLSRKTQFQLHMGAINKALQSENGHLDLFLRFLLGLSLESNQSDLKELVPELELKTEKMKSTVDYIKKKIEKEESVERIINLFHCLSELKDDFVEEIQKNLSSGNLSAQNLSSAQWSGLVFVLLMSEETQEKFELQKYRRSDEAVIRLLPVIKNTRKALLQCCKLTAQCCKSFSSVLQSSNFLRDLDLSNNDIQDSGVRLLSDGLKSPNCQLEILRFSTCNLTAQCCESLSSVLQSSNSFLRELDLSNNDLQDSGVKLLSDGLKSPNCQLEILRLSGCMVTEEGCHYVSSALSSNPSHLRELDLSYNHPGDSGVKLLTDTLNQQNYGLDKLKFAGCWIQAVSRSDGEPASGPDYNVAQETMGLKIQFWLQFRFLIPVSAYIYLYIIDF; this is encoded by the exons ATGATGGCATCTGCTGATCAGCAGGAAGAAGAAAAGCTGAAACACAAGGAAG TCCAGATGAGCAGCAGCGCTCACACTGGAGTCAGTGTTGATCTGAATGCTCATACGGGAGCAGCTGTAAATGCTTCTGTACTCACTGGAAACACCATCACAGGACCACTGAACATCTACAACACTGCAGGAAACG TGCCACAAAAAGCCTCAGAGAGACAGACGGAGAAGCACACAGCAGATCAAG GCTCAACTGCAGAGGACAATACAGCTGCTCTTCATGAGATCAGCCTCAGACTGAAGGTCAAATTAAAACAGCAGTATGAACGAATATTGGTCGGTAATTCTCAGACTGGTCATCAGAAATACCTGAACAATATTTACACTGATCTATATGTGGTGGAGAATGAGACTGGAGGAATACTCAGTGAGCATGAGGTGAGACAGATTGAATTCAAACAATTTGATGCCAAGGACACACCAATCCAGTGCAATAACATTTTTGAAGTCCACGAGGGTCATCGAAACAGAAGAGTGCTGACAATGGGCATTGCAGGGGTAGGAAAAACAGTCTCTGTCAATAAATTCATCCTTGACTGGGCTGAAGGAACAAAAAATCAGGATATTGCCTTAATTTTCCCTCTTCCATTCCGTAGACTGAATTTGATTAAAGAAGAGTACAGTCTTATAGGACTTCTTAAAAAATACTTCTTTAATAGTCCTGAAGAACTGCCCTCTCTTCCTGATGGTGACGGTAAAATCATGttcatctttgatggtctggatgAATGTCGCTTCCCTTTGAACTTTAAACAGGATGACGGATTTACAGAtgttaaagaaaaaacaacattgAGTAAGATAATAACAAACCTCATTAAGACACATCTGGTTCCttctgctctcatctggatcacATCCAGGCCAGCATCAGCCAGTCTGATACCCCGAGACTACATTGATCAGGTGACAGAGGTGCGAGGATTCAATGATGAGCAGAAAGAGCAATACTTCAACAAAAACAGCAGTCCTGAGGTTGCTGGAAACATCATCCGTCATATCAGGAAATCCAGGAGCCTGTACATCATGTGCCACATCCCCGTCTTCTGCTGGATCTCTCTCACTGTTCTTCAGCCTCTACTGGCTCGAGAGAGCAATGACAAAACACCCACAACTCTCACAGGGATGTACACAAGCTTCTTACTTACTCAGCAGCAACAGATGACAGCAAAATACAGTGGTGACCCTGAGCCTAAAGCCAATTCCAGGTCTTTTGATGAGATTATCCTAAAGCTTGGGAAACTGGCCTTTCAACAGCTGGAGAAAGGAAATCTGATTTTCTACAAAGAAGATCTTGAGGAATGTGGACTAGATGTCAGTGAAGGGTCGGTGTTCTCTGGGTTATGCACTCAGATCTTTCAGGAGGATAAAGCTGTTTCAGCAAGAAACGTTTACAGCTTCATTCATCTCAGCATCCAGGAATTCCTTGCTGCTCTCTATGTGTTTTTGATTAGCAAAGATAAGAAAGCAAAGCTACTTTTTCAGTCCCAGAGAGAAAAACTGACATGGACACTGTCCAGAAAGACACAGTTTCAGCTTCATATGGGTGCAATCAACAAGGCTTTACAAAGCGAGAACGGACACCTGGACCTTTTCCTCCGGTTCCTCCTGGGTCTCTCTCTGGAGTCCAATCAGAGTGACCTGAAGGAATTAGTGCCAGAACTGGAACTCAAAACAGAGAAAatgaaaagcactgttgattATATCAAAAAGAAAATAGAGAAGGAGGAATCAGTGGAGAGGATCATCAATCTCTTCCACTGTCTGAGTGAACTGAAAGATGACTTTGTGGAGGAAATCCAGAAAAACCTGAGCTCAGGAAATCTTTCAGCACAGAATCTCTCCTCTGCTCAGTGGTCTGGTCTGGTGTTTGTGCTCCTGATGTCAGAAGAGACTCAAGAGAAGTTTGAACTGCAGAAATACAGAAGATCTGATGAAGCAGTGATAAGACTGCTGCCAGTGATCAAAAACACAAGAAAAGCACT GCTACAGTGCTGTAAGCTCACTGCTCAGTGCTGTAAGAGTTTCTCATCAGTTCTACAATCCTCAAACTTCCTGAGAGACCTGGACCTGAGTAACAATGACATACAGGATTCAGGAGTGAGGCTTCTTTCTGATGGACTAAAAAGTCCAAACTGTCAGCTGGAGATACTGAG aTTTTCCACCTGTAATCTCACTGCTCAGTGTTGTGAGAGTTTGTCATCAGTTCTACAATCCTCAAACTCcttcctgagagagctggacctgagtaacaatgacctacaggattcaggagtgaagctTCTTTCTGATGGGCTGAAGAGTCCAAACTGTCAGCTGGAGATACTGAG attGTCTGGCTGTATGGTGACAGAGGAAGGCTGTCATTATGTATCTTCAGCTCTGAGTTCgaacccctcacacctgagagagctggacctgagCTACAATCACCCAGGAGATTCTGGAGTCAAACTACTCACTGATACACTCAACCAGCAAAACTACGGACTGGATAAACTCAA gtttgccgggtgctggatccaggccgtatccagatcagatggagaacctgcgtctggacctgactacaacgtagcccaggagacaatgggcctaaagatccaattctggctgcaattcagatttttaatccccgtatccgcttacatatatttatatataatcgatttttaa